One window from the genome of Amycolatopsis sp. NBC_01480 encodes:
- a CDS encoding TetR/AcrR family transcriptional regulator, with product MRGRVPPRPLGEIATAAARVFIDKGYKAAGISDVAAALGLSHGALYTYADGKETLLYLAFLHLVEPQTLDTLTIPVSSPGRAGIAAVDARSAAPASFPALAAALGRRTRPVAEELGGIIDQLYGYIEGNQGLLALVESCARDIPELAELHFVQGRRGLLDQLSEYLRRRIKSGHLRPVPDIPTSARFIVETIAWFAWHRHGDPDSLMLVDDDCRRTVRHLLLAAFLPAGSTGGRENRGTEGKTDRGS from the coding sequence ATGCGCGGACGGGTGCCGCCGCGGCCGTTGGGCGAGATCGCGACGGCCGCGGCGCGGGTGTTCATCGACAAGGGTTACAAGGCGGCCGGGATCTCCGACGTGGCCGCCGCGCTCGGGCTGAGCCACGGCGCCCTCTACACCTACGCCGACGGCAAGGAAACCTTGCTGTACCTGGCTTTCCTGCACCTGGTCGAGCCGCAGACCCTGGACACGCTGACCATCCCGGTGTCGTCGCCGGGCCGGGCCGGGATCGCCGCGGTCGACGCGCGCTCGGCGGCGCCCGCGAGCTTCCCGGCGCTGGCCGCCGCGCTCGGCCGGCGGACCCGGCCGGTGGCCGAGGAACTCGGCGGGATCATCGACCAGCTGTACGGCTACATCGAGGGCAACCAGGGGCTGCTCGCGCTGGTCGAGAGCTGCGCGCGGGACATTCCGGAGCTCGCCGAGCTGCATTTCGTGCAGGGCCGGCGCGGGCTGCTGGACCAGCTGAGCGAGTACCTGAGGCGGCGCATCAAATCCGGGCACCTGCGCCCGGTCCCGGACATCCCGACCTCGGCCCGGTTCATCGTGGAGACCATCGCCTGGTTCGCCTGGCACCGGCACGGCGACCCGGACTCCCTGATGCTCGTCGACGACGACTGCCGGCGCACCGTGCGCCATCTGCTGCTGGCCGCGTTCCTGCCGGCCGGTTCCACTGGGGGAAGGGAAAACCGTGGCACAGAAGGTAAGACCGACCGAGGAAGCTGA
- a CDS encoding helix-turn-helix transcriptional regulator, whose protein sequence is MATAQPDHLRDTVSRLVHRGLGVEDYWRAVSEALGGVVPSEGTCLMTMDPATMLPTAEFVENGMPADAISRLVEIELREPDYSKWTDLARAGRAAASLSDVTAGDLDLSRRHREVRRPEGFSDELRVVLSSSTGTWGALTVFREKDRPYFSPAEVRLVTSLSGLLSDGLRRSLLLDDASADRHDAGMLVLDPDDGVGLANQVASAWIDELGTGTRAGTTLPLVVRAVARQARAIGSQASTGLARARVRTNAGRWVIVRASLMGEGAAAPVAVLLEAARPAEMAPLLADVYGLTPQERRVTECVAQGLPTRQIANELRMSAYTVQDHLKSIFAKTGTGSRGDLIARLFFDQRAMQLTAPPAIPDVRSFQTT, encoded by the coding sequence ATGGCCACCGCCCAGCCCGACCACCTCCGGGACACCGTCTCGCGGCTGGTCCACCGCGGGCTCGGGGTGGAGGACTACTGGCGCGCGGTGAGCGAGGCGCTGGGCGGCGTGGTGCCGTCGGAGGGCACCTGCCTGATGACGATGGACCCGGCCACCATGCTGCCGACCGCGGAATTCGTCGAGAACGGCATGCCCGCGGACGCGATCAGCCGGCTCGTCGAGATCGAGTTGCGCGAACCGGACTACTCCAAATGGACGGACCTGGCGCGCGCGGGCCGGGCCGCCGCCAGCCTCAGCGACGTCACCGCGGGCGATCTCGATCTCAGCCGGCGGCACCGGGAAGTCCGCCGCCCTGAAGGGTTTTCCGACGAACTCCGAGTCGTCCTGTCCAGCAGCACCGGCACTTGGGGCGCGCTCACCGTGTTCCGTGAGAAGGACCGCCCCTACTTCTCGCCCGCCGAGGTCCGGCTCGTCACGTCGCTGAGCGGTTTGCTCTCCGACGGCCTGCGCCGGTCGCTGCTCTTGGACGACGCGAGCGCCGACCGCCACGACGCCGGAATGCTCGTGCTGGATCCCGATGACGGCGTCGGCCTGGCCAATCAGGTTGCCTCGGCCTGGATCGACGAACTCGGCACCGGCACCCGGGCCGGCACCACGCTCCCGCTGGTGGTCCGCGCGGTCGCCCGGCAGGCCCGGGCCATCGGCAGCCAGGCGAGCACCGGACTGGCGCGAGCGCGCGTGCGCACCAATGCGGGGCGTTGGGTGATCGTCCGGGCCTCGCTGATGGGCGAAGGCGCAGCGGCGCCGGTCGCGGTCCTGCTCGAAGCGGCTCGCCCGGCGGAAATGGCCCCACTGCTGGCCGACGTGTACGGCCTCACCCCGCAGGAGCGACGGGTGACCGAATGCGTCGCCCAGGGCCTGCCGACCCGACAAATCGCCAACGAGCTTCGGATGTCGGCCTACACCGTGCAGGACCACCTGAAGTCGATCTTCGCCAAAACCGGTACCGGTTCCCGCGGCGACCTCATCGCCCGGCTGTTCTTCGATCAGCGCGCCATGCAGCTCACGGCTCCCCCGGCGATTCCGGATGTCCGCTCTTTCCAGACCACATAG
- a CDS encoding VOC family protein, whose translation MRTLHVGVRVADLGRSLAFYTALGYEVVGRVPETPIGRLTMLKLPGDEFATVELVHDGHPVDLGTGVSHFVVQVESMADALEALAGHGIEPAGPGQEREDGLKTAFIADADGRRIELVQWPTGHPEGMTAADFSVEGN comes from the coding sequence ATGAGAACCTTGCACGTCGGAGTGCGGGTGGCCGATCTCGGGCGGTCGCTGGCGTTTTACACGGCTCTCGGCTACGAGGTCGTCGGCCGCGTGCCCGAGACGCCGATCGGGCGGCTGACCATGCTCAAGCTCCCCGGCGACGAGTTCGCCACCGTCGAGCTGGTCCACGACGGTCACCCGGTCGACCTCGGCACCGGCGTGAGCCACTTCGTCGTGCAGGTCGAGTCGATGGCCGACGCGCTCGAAGCGCTGGCCGGCCACGGGATCGAGCCGGCCGGCCCCGGGCAGGAACGCGAGGACGGCCTCAAAACGGCGTTCATCGCCGACGCGGACGGCCGCCGGATCGAACTCGTCCAGTGGCCCACCGGCCACCCCGAAGGCATGACCGCCGCCGACTTTTCCGTGGAAGGGAATTGA
- a CDS encoding dihydrofolate reductase family protein: MTRTPVRLYMSMSVDGYITGPDDRPGQELGRDGGRLFNWLDDRMAEGINGQVYAEACATGAVISGRRTYELAGRWQGDHHDGVPIHVLTHHIDPDDEPPGSVKYYTDVNACADEARAAAGDQAVLVHGAGAAQALLAAGQLDELELHLVPVLLGDGRRLFEPTGLGHVELELVRRLEGRNATHLRYRVTTGQ; the protein is encoded by the coding sequence ATGACCAGAACGCCAGTGCGCCTCTACATGTCCATGTCGGTCGACGGCTACATCACCGGGCCGGACGACCGGCCGGGCCAGGAACTCGGCCGCGACGGCGGGCGGCTGTTCAACTGGCTCGACGACCGGATGGCCGAGGGGATCAACGGCCAGGTGTACGCCGAGGCCTGCGCGACCGGCGCGGTGATTTCCGGGCGCCGCACGTACGAGCTGGCCGGCCGCTGGCAGGGCGACCACCACGACGGCGTGCCGATCCACGTGCTCACCCACCACATCGACCCGGACGACGAGCCCCCGGGCAGCGTGAAGTACTACACCGACGTCAACGCGTGTGCCGACGAGGCCCGCGCCGCCGCGGGGGATCAGGCCGTGCTGGTCCACGGCGCGGGCGCGGCGCAGGCGCTGCTGGCCGCGGGTCAGCTCGACGAACTCGAGCTCCACCTCGTCCCGGTCCTGCTGGGCGACGGACGACGGCTGTTCGAGCCGACCGGACTCGGCCACGTCGAGCTGGAGCTGGTCCGGCGGCTCGAAGGCCGCAACGCCACCCATCTGCGGTACCGCGTGACCACGGGGCAGTGA
- a CDS encoding helix-turn-helix domain-containing protein, which yields MTLRIDISGLPSERLRFAASPLAELTAMLHVLAEPGHHPQLAGWAGTVWAGLRPELAERLREAEFLWRSSRADFLVPARPRSTLAEELDEVDRIDDETYVTAALVTTCGNNRVHFAAPSPLSDATARERALDLAQARGALQEAFAERLLADPAAVRAQVRDTLEQCAEAFFDAAWTSVAGQLATDLRLRNDLLKRQGIGAALASISSVTLAPDGNSIVVDKAQDNAAAAQGTGILFYPSVFGRPHLVAVHAPGRPPVVQYPVAEPSPSEPVSLETVTLRLEALAHPVRLRLLRTLARGPHTTGELASAWGLSSPEVSRHLAVLRRSGLLTAQREGRYVRYTVNLPDLAALGGDLLAAVLR from the coding sequence ATGACGTTGAGGATCGACATCAGCGGGCTGCCGTCCGAGCGGCTGCGGTTCGCCGCGTCGCCGCTGGCCGAGCTGACCGCGATGCTGCACGTGCTGGCCGAGCCCGGGCATCACCCGCAGCTCGCCGGCTGGGCGGGGACCGTCTGGGCCGGGCTGCGGCCGGAGCTGGCCGAACGGCTCCGGGAAGCGGAATTCCTCTGGCGTTCCTCACGTGCCGATTTCCTGGTCCCCGCGCGTCCCCGGTCGACCCTCGCCGAGGAACTGGACGAGGTGGACCGGATCGACGACGAGACCTACGTGACCGCTGCGCTCGTCACCACCTGCGGCAACAACCGGGTCCACTTCGCCGCCCCGTCCCCCCTCTCCGACGCGACGGCGCGCGAGCGGGCCCTGGACCTGGCCCAAGCCCGTGGCGCGCTCCAAGAAGCCTTCGCGGAACGGTTGCTGGCGGACCCGGCGGCCGTGCGGGCGCAGGTGCGCGACACCCTCGAACAATGCGCCGAGGCGTTCTTCGACGCCGCTTGGACGAGCGTCGCCGGGCAACTCGCGACGGACCTGCGTCTGAGGAACGATTTGCTGAAGCGCCAAGGCATCGGGGCCGCGCTCGCGTCGATCTCCAGCGTCACCCTGGCGCCGGACGGCAACTCCATCGTCGTGGACAAGGCGCAGGACAACGCGGCCGCCGCCCAGGGAACAGGGATTCTCTTCTACCCCAGCGTTTTCGGCCGCCCGCACCTGGTGGCAGTCCACGCGCCCGGCCGGCCGCCGGTGGTGCAGTACCCCGTCGCCGAGCCGAGCCCGTCGGAGCCGGTCTCGCTGGAAACCGTCACGCTCCGGCTGGAGGCACTCGCGCACCCGGTCCGGCTGCGGCTGCTGCGGACGTTGGCCCGCGGCCCGCACACCACCGGCGAACTGGCCAGCGCCTGGGGACTTTCTTCGCCGGAGGTTTCCCGCCACCTGGCTGTGCTGCGCCGCTCGGGGCTGCTCACCGCTCAGAGGGAGGGCCGTTACGTCCGGTACACCGTCAACCTGCCCGACCTGGCGGCGTTGGGCGGTGATCTGCTGGCGGCGGTACTGCGTTGA
- a CDS encoding eCIS core domain-containing protein produces the protein MEHQHPAASRAEHPPGVQDVLRTAGQPLADEVRLPMEARFGQDFSRVRVHSDGWAAASAREVGAHAYTVGQDIVFGSGRFHPGSPGGRSLLAHELTHVVQQQNAVGTDAPVSTAADHPLEQQAAEVAAGGRFTARLSAGRQVLSRQAATPAGSARTVLAEIQGLPMAKLLPALEMLPFGIRSDEQTGQAVGGPRLVTAMRVVAAGGSAWSPFRTQHDSELAALPPDQVSEIGAYLQAHDVGGLRTTIPAIAAGDIRANWASRKQDFLAAASDPSNTLGSGQLYQIWLRYWMDEQAAARAEFEPLDAAEKSDLNRYSDKLPKFRAGVRGVFSPGYEAASDRLTAANYFGSYLIGVRDWLETYVDDMHRHVTLEAVNRQAVVLIKAREFRLAILNFVLALAGGPVREAAPQPGKGVNTGKDVPPGDRDPGGHTKEPGQRVPDVPETVLVKDDPAVRARALAQSIGAKGEEVVANLGGAGASHEPKNAINVNNQAVARKDIPNLVEADGSDIGTLFEPDTIDRVEGHNMAPGVIDWARAAPGSFRVLRSGGRFRYYWRGANADAQACATALRAAGFADVTVHADVLVTARKP, from the coding sequence ATGGAGCATCAGCACCCGGCCGCGAGCCGCGCCGAACATCCGCCCGGCGTGCAGGATGTGCTGCGCACGGCGGGCCAGCCATTGGCGGACGAGGTCCGGTTGCCGATGGAGGCGCGGTTCGGGCAGGACTTCAGCCGGGTCCGGGTGCATTCGGACGGGTGGGCGGCGGCTTCGGCGCGGGAGGTCGGCGCGCACGCGTACACCGTCGGCCAGGACATCGTGTTCGGGTCCGGCCGCTTTCACCCCGGTTCGCCGGGCGGCCGCAGCCTGCTTGCCCATGAATTGACGCACGTGGTGCAGCAGCAGAATGCCGTCGGCACAGATGCGCCGGTCAGTACCGCCGCGGATCATCCGCTGGAGCAGCAGGCGGCCGAGGTGGCTGCCGGTGGTCGTTTCACGGCGCGGCTGAGTGCGGGCCGGCAGGTGTTGTCCCGTCAGGCCGCGACGCCCGCTGGCAGCGCGCGGACAGTGCTGGCGGAGATTCAAGGGCTGCCGATGGCCAAGTTGTTGCCCGCGTTGGAAATGCTGCCCTTCGGCATCCGGTCCGACGAGCAGACCGGACAGGCGGTCGGCGGCCCGAGGCTGGTGACGGCGATGCGGGTGGTGGCGGCAGGCGGCAGCGCGTGGTCGCCGTTCAGAACGCAGCATGACAGCGAGCTGGCCGCCCTTCCGCCCGATCAGGTCAGCGAAATCGGCGCGTACCTCCAGGCCCATGACGTCGGCGGCCTCCGCACGACGATCCCGGCGATCGCGGCGGGGGACATCCGGGCGAACTGGGCGTCGCGGAAACAGGATTTCCTGGCCGCCGCCAGTGATCCCAGCAATACCCTCGGTTCGGGGCAGCTGTATCAGATCTGGCTGCGTTACTGGATGGACGAGCAGGCCGCCGCGCGCGCCGAATTCGAACCACTCGACGCCGCGGAAAAATCCGACCTGAACCGGTATTCCGACAAGCTCCCGAAGTTCCGGGCCGGAGTTCGCGGAGTCTTCTCACCTGGTTACGAAGCGGCTTCAGACCGATTGACGGCGGCCAACTACTTCGGTTCCTATCTCATCGGGGTCCGCGACTGGCTCGAGACCTATGTGGACGACATGCACCGGCACGTCACCCTGGAAGCGGTCAACCGGCAGGCGGTGGTGCTCATCAAGGCCCGCGAATTCCGCCTGGCGATCCTGAACTTCGTGCTCGCGCTGGCCGGTGGGCCAGTTCGGGAGGCCGCGCCCCAGCCGGGCAAGGGAGTGAATACCGGCAAGGATGTGCCGCCGGGGGACCGCGATCCCGGCGGCCACACCAAGGAACCGGGCCAGCGCGTCCCGGACGTTCCCGAGACAGTGCTGGTCAAGGACGACCCGGCCGTCCGGGCCAGGGCACTGGCCCAGAGCATCGGCGCCAAGGGTGAGGAAGTCGTGGCCAATCTCGGCGGCGCCGGCGCGAGCCATGAGCCGAAAAACGCGATCAATGTGAACAATCAGGCGGTGGCGCGAAAGGACATCCCCAATCTGGTGGAGGCCGACGGCTCCGATATCGGCACGCTGTTCGAGCCGGACACCATCGACCGGGTCGAAGGACACAACATGGCGCCGGGAGTGATCGACTGGGCCCGGGCCGCGCCCGGTTCCTTCCGGGTCCTGCGCAGCGGCGGTCGTTTCCGGTACTACTGGCGCGGAGCGAATGCCGACGCCCAGGCCTGCGCCACGGCGTTGAGGGCGGCCGGTTTCGCCGACGTCACCGTGCACGCGGACGTGCTGGTCACGGCACGAAAGCCGTAG
- a CDS encoding alpha/beta fold hydrolase, which yields MNRLAATIPGVDHHRISANGTELHYVAAGTAGSPVLLVHGFPETWWVFHKLIPLLSEHHRVFAVDLRGFGDSATAAPDHTSETAANDLSELIAGLGVGPVHLTGQDISGATTFRVAATHPELLRSYTGIETALPGFGAETLADVAHGGAWHIGVLAAPGIPEMLLAGRERTFLADYAIPSLAANPAAFTANDIEELVRTYARPDAFAGAAGLYRSLLSEGEEIRQLAARKLDLPVLAVVGRSGRTPATLRQVATSVAAVQIEKIGHYVAMEAPEQLAAALHSFYADVEQTGHHGPDRP from the coding sequence GTGAACCGTCTCGCCGCCACCATCCCCGGAGTCGACCACCACCGGATCAGCGCCAACGGCACCGAGCTGCATTACGTGGCCGCCGGCACCGCCGGGTCCCCCGTGCTGCTGGTGCACGGGTTCCCGGAGACCTGGTGGGTTTTCCACAAGCTGATCCCGCTGCTGAGCGAGCACCATCGCGTGTTCGCGGTCGACCTGCGCGGATTCGGCGACTCCGCGACCGCCGCCCCGGACCACACCAGCGAGACCGCGGCGAACGACCTCAGCGAGCTGATCGCCGGCCTGGGCGTCGGGCCCGTCCACCTCACCGGCCAGGACATCAGCGGCGCCACGACGTTCCGCGTCGCCGCGACCCACCCCGAACTCCTGCGCAGCTACACCGGAATCGAAACCGCACTCCCGGGCTTCGGCGCCGAAACACTCGCCGACGTCGCTCACGGCGGCGCCTGGCACATCGGCGTCCTCGCCGCCCCCGGCATCCCGGAAATGCTCCTGGCCGGCCGCGAGCGCACCTTCCTCGCCGACTACGCGATCCCCTCCCTCGCCGCGAACCCCGCCGCGTTCACCGCCAACGACATCGAAGAACTCGTCCGCACGTACGCCCGGCCTGACGCGTTCGCGGGCGCCGCCGGCCTCTACCGCTCGCTGCTCTCGGAGGGCGAGGAGATCCGTCAGCTCGCAGCTCGGAAGCTGGACCTGCCGGTCCTCGCCGTCGTGGGCCGTTCGGGCCGCACACCGGCGACGTTGCGGCAGGTCGCCACCTCCGTGGCTGCGGTGCAGATCGAGAAGATCGGCCATTACGTCGCGATGGAAGCGCCCGAGCAGCTGGCGGCGGCGCTGCATTCGTTTTATGCGGACGTCGAGCAGACTGGCCACCATGGACCAGACCGGCCGTGA
- a CDS encoding MFS transporter translates to MVTKIRPRALVRASGGPRYAVAIAVDALGTGLLRPFLLLYGVTVLSLSPPVAGLAMTAGAVGGLVCMPAVGRWLDRGARSTVVAASMLVRVLGVGLLLATPANDVWLFAAAALFLGIGNQAWPAAHAALVATVAHGRERDAALAGARALRNAGLGVGALLATACLTGGTTALQAPAAITGIAYLAAAALAWSVRLRARPAAAPAKTGDAPRMRALLAANVIYVFCLNLPEIALPLVLVTQLHASPVWSSAVFVANTVLVVTLQIPVTVLMSRFSRRTALAVGGVVLAASYLGFLAATSLGAGWGAPAVAAVSVVCTIGEIIYAGSATALVTALAPTHLLGRALARFQLSTGFGLAVSPAVITALAPHGPAALWGSLAAATLGATAAVATEDRRGATATAFVP, encoded by the coding sequence ATGGTCACCAAGATCCGTCCCCGCGCGCTCGTCCGGGCTTCCGGCGGCCCCCGTTACGCCGTCGCCATCGCCGTGGACGCGCTCGGCACCGGCCTGCTGCGGCCGTTCCTGCTGCTCTACGGCGTGACGGTGCTCAGCCTCTCGCCACCGGTCGCGGGCCTCGCCATGACGGCCGGCGCCGTCGGGGGCCTGGTGTGCATGCCCGCGGTGGGCCGATGGCTGGACCGGGGCGCGCGCAGCACGGTCGTGGCGGCGTCGATGCTGGTGCGGGTCCTGGGCGTCGGGCTGTTGCTCGCCACCCCGGCGAACGACGTCTGGCTGTTCGCCGCGGCGGCGCTTTTCCTCGGCATCGGCAACCAGGCGTGGCCGGCCGCCCACGCGGCGCTCGTCGCCACGGTCGCCCACGGGCGGGAACGCGATGCCGCGCTCGCGGGAGCCCGCGCCCTGCGCAACGCCGGCCTCGGCGTGGGCGCGCTCCTCGCCACCGCGTGTCTGACGGGCGGCACCACCGCGTTGCAGGCACCGGCCGCCATCACCGGAATCGCCTATCTCGCCGCGGCGGCCTTGGCCTGGTCGGTCCGCCTCCGCGCGCGTCCGGCCGCCGCGCCGGCCAAGACCGGCGACGCACCCCGGATGCGCGCGCTGCTGGCCGCCAACGTGATCTACGTTTTCTGCCTCAACCTCCCCGAAATCGCGCTCCCGCTGGTCCTGGTGACGCAGCTGCACGCGTCCCCGGTCTGGTCCTCGGCCGTCTTCGTGGCCAACACGGTGCTGGTGGTCACCCTGCAGATTCCGGTCACCGTCCTGATGTCCCGCTTCTCCCGGCGGACGGCGCTGGCCGTCGGCGGCGTGGTGCTGGCCGCGTCGTACTTGGGTTTCCTCGCGGCGACTTCCCTGGGAGCCGGCTGGGGCGCGCCGGCCGTCGCCGCGGTGTCCGTGGTCTGCACCATCGGCGAGATCATCTACGCGGGCAGCGCCACCGCGCTCGTCACGGCGCTCGCCCCGACCCACTTACTCGGCCGCGCGCTCGCCCGTTTCCAGCTCTCCACGGGCTTCGGCCTCGCCGTCTCCCCCGCGGTCATCACCGCGCTCGCACCGCATGGCCCGGCCGCGCTCTGGGGCAGCCTCGCCGCTGCGACGCTCGGCGCCACCGCCGCTGTCGCCACCGAAGATCGCCGCGGGGCCACGGCTACGGCTTTCGTGCCGTGA
- a CDS encoding MarR family winged helix-turn-helix transcriptional regulator — MAQSSGAELARLLLGGYHTMVDEVHVELAKRGHHGVRPAHEFALRAVDAGADTASELGRRLSVTKQAAAQTIAALEEFGYVDREPDPADARRKRLRVTPRGHELMTVGSALFDDVRSRWAVRIGLEQLEALEAHLAQLAERRSFSAEDVRD; from the coding sequence ATGGCGCAGTCCAGCGGCGCCGAGCTCGCGCGTCTGCTGCTCGGCGGCTACCACACGATGGTCGACGAGGTGCACGTCGAGCTCGCCAAGCGCGGCCACCACGGCGTCCGCCCCGCGCACGAGTTCGCCCTGCGCGCCGTGGACGCGGGCGCGGACACCGCCTCCGAACTCGGCCGCCGGTTGTCGGTCACCAAGCAGGCGGCCGCGCAGACCATTGCCGCGCTGGAGGAGTTCGGCTACGTCGACCGCGAGCCCGATCCTGCTGACGCGCGCCGCAAACGCTTGCGGGTCACGCCTCGGGGCCACGAGCTGATGACCGTCGGCAGCGCGCTGTTCGACGACGTGCGCAGCCGCTGGGCCGTCCGAATAGGACTCGAGCAGCTCGAGGCCCTCGAAGCCCATCTGGCTCAGCTCGCCGAGCGCCGCTCGTTCAGCGCCGAGGACGTGCGGGACTGA